From Microcystis aeruginosa NIES-2549, a single genomic window includes:
- a CDS encoding DUF29 family protein, translating to MEELLELKALLLKGDIKGSLAIVEDLEDMSKNGIISTIRSYAVILLLHLIKQQAENRTTRSWDVSIRNSVREIQRHNKRRKASGYYLSDQELTDTLNDAYLNALDAASLEVESGRYQSEQLEAIIDKNKLISDAFLLIKNVSP from the coding sequence ATGGAAGAACTTTTAGAATTAAAAGCTTTGCTCTTAAAAGGTGATATTAAAGGTTCACTGGCGATTGTAGAAGACCTTGAAGATATGAGCAAAAATGGGATTATTAGCACCATTCGTAGTTATGCTGTTATCTTATTACTGCATTTAATTAAACAACAGGCAGAAAACCGAACCACTCGTTCTTGGGATGTCTCCATTCGCAATAGTGTTAGAGAAATTCAACGCCACAATAAACGCCGAAAAGCATCAGGATATTATTTAAGTGATCAGGAATTAACAGACACTTTAAACGATGCTTATCTTAATGCTTTGGATGCCGCTTCTTTAGAAGTCGAATCAGGTCGGTATCAATCGGAGCAACTAGAAGCTATAATTGACAAAAATAAACTGATTAGTGATGCTTTTCTTCTAATCAAAAACGTCTCTCCCTAG
- a CDS encoding MlaD family protein produces the protein MEAGGSQRGISPTLRQSGIGLMLLASGGILIWFVAWLSNFSFGGRSYRASFLFPNVGGMMVGTRVGYRGVRIGQVTAITPEPEGVAVEVEISPADRLIPSNSLIEAIQSGLVGETTIDITPLQALPVGGVKEPPLSPNCNGEVIICNGSRLQGQSALNVNTLIRSLLRISNLVSDPDMVAGFRSFTQRAANALGGLDRFSGEATTALSEVRRSGTLGKVNSGMRSLESLPQVSGSLDRLSSDLSGVGGLSQEATTLLRSLQGSGGLRNLDATLVEARKTLLLVGQTTEELRVFLAANQNRLIATLDSIKTTSDRLQTTLAALDPILTEVQKSQIIENLNTISANAVKLSENLGNFTAYLSDPATVVTLQQLLDSSRAAFANLQKITSDVDEITGNPQLRQEIIRLIQGLSRLVSSSEQLQQEFAQGQAMTRMAAQIATIAPNPAPNTPEKDAKKPESE, from the coding sequence ATGGAAGCTGGCGGTTCACAACGAGGGATTTCCCCAACTCTGCGGCAAAGTGGTATCGGTTTAATGTTACTGGCATCGGGGGGAATATTAATCTGGTTTGTCGCCTGGTTAAGTAATTTTAGCTTCGGGGGACGCAGTTATCGCGCCAGCTTCCTTTTTCCTAATGTGGGTGGCATGATGGTGGGAACCCGCGTCGGTTATCGGGGAGTGAGAATCGGACAAGTGACGGCAATTACCCCAGAACCGGAGGGAGTCGCGGTAGAAGTGGAGATTTCGCCAGCAGATCGCCTAATTCCCAGTAATTCCCTCATCGAAGCCATTCAATCCGGTTTAGTGGGTGAAACCACGATCGATATTACTCCCCTGCAAGCTTTACCCGTCGGTGGTGTCAAAGAACCCCCTTTGAGTCCTAACTGTAATGGGGAGGTGATTATCTGTAACGGTTCCCGTTTACAAGGGCAATCGGCGCTAAATGTCAATACCTTGATCAGATCTTTACTGAGAATTTCTAATCTAGTTAGCGATCCCGATATGGTGGCTGGATTTCGTTCCTTCACCCAACGCGCTGCCAATGCCTTGGGGGGACTCGATCGCTTTAGTGGTGAGGCAACCACGGCTTTAAGCGAGGTACGTCGCAGCGGTACTCTAGGTAAAGTTAATTCGGGGATGAGATCCCTAGAATCCTTACCGCAAGTATCCGGTTCTCTCGATCGCCTTTCTAGTGATCTTTCCGGTGTCGGGGGATTGAGTCAGGAAGCGACTACTTTACTGAGAAGTTTACAGGGAAGTGGCGGCCTGAGAAATTTAGACGCTACCCTGGTAGAGGCCCGAAAAACGCTGCTTTTGGTGGGACAAACCACCGAAGAACTGCGGGTTTTTTTGGCAGCTAATCAAAATCGTTTAATTGCTACTCTCGATAGTATCAAAACTACTAGCGATCGCCTACAAACTACTCTCGCTGCTTTGGATCCGATCCTCACGGAAGTGCAGAAAAGCCAAATTATTGAGAATTTAAATACTATTTCGGCAAATGCTGTTAAATTAAGCGAAAATTTGGGCAACTTTACCGCCTATCTCTCCGATCCTGCCACTGTTGTCACCCTACAGCAACTCCTCGACTCCTCTCGCGCTGCTTTTGCCAATCTTCAGAAAATCACCTCGGATGTGGATGAAATTACCGGTAATCCGCAACTGCGACAGGAAATTATCCGTTTAATCCAGGGTTTAAGTCGTTTGGTTTCTTCTAGCGAACAACTACAGCAGGAATTCGCCCAAGGTCAAGCAATGACAAGAATGGCCGCCCAAATTGCGACAATAGCCCCAAATCCCGCCCCTAATACCCCGGAAAAAGACGCTAAAAAACCTGAATCTGAGTAG
- a CDS encoding Uma2 family endonuclease, whose amino-acid sequence MAAVILNLDTVNLSDEQFYRLCQVNPDWQLERNAQGELIVMPPVGGISGNREADFIIDLGIWNRQTRLGKVFSSATIFRLPKGGYRAPDAAWVSLTRWQALSREEQEKFPPICPDFVIELRSRSDSLPEIQAKMREYLHSGLRLGWLVNPQQQQVEIYRPQQPLEIMELPANLSGEDVLPGFSLFISIFD is encoded by the coding sequence ATGGCAGCAGTGATTTTAAACTTAGATACAGTCAATCTCAGCGATGAGCAGTTTTACCGTCTCTGTCAAGTTAACCCAGATTGGCAACTGGAAAGAAACGCCCAAGGAGAATTAATTGTGATGCCACCTGTTGGGGGAATTAGCGGCAACCGAGAAGCCGATTTTATCATTGACTTAGGTATCTGGAATCGTCAAACCCGATTGGGTAAAGTCTTTAGTTCGGCGACGATTTTTCGTTTGCCGAAAGGCGGATATCGCGCTCCTGATGCCGCTTGGGTGAGTTTAACCCGTTGGCAAGCTCTAAGTCGAGAAGAACAGGAGAAATTTCCGCCTATTTGTCCCGATTTCGTTATTGAACTGCGCTCCCGTAGCGATTCCCTCCCAGAAATTCAAGCTAAAATGCGGGAATATCTCCACAGTGGTTTGCGATTAGGTTGGCTAGTTAATCCTCAACAACAACAGGTGGAAATTTATCGTCCTCAGCAACCCTTAGAAATTATGGAACTACCCGCTAATTTAAGCGGAGAGGATGTCTTACCAGGCTTTAGTTTATTTATCTCCATTTTTGATTGA
- a CDS encoding WD40 repeat domain-containing protein, translated as MKITLYQPTLSLLLLLLLSGGCAVNREKEKTITPQASPLAEIVPWQMVERVTILKADQDPIYALAISPDNSLLLSGSFDGTVREWDLKTQKPLRTWQLGDTVNAIQFSPDGETFVTADAGGKVQRWNTRTRKLEMTYTGHAFLVTDAAISPDGKILATGSWDRTVKLWDFQTGTLLKTLHGHNHPIQAIAFSPDGKGIVSADYDGFVKLWKVSTGRFIRAYAGNLFPVYRVLFSKDGKIAGTASQDGSIRSWQVKSGIGTTTILAHNDAVTDMALLDGGKVLASTSGDGTVKFWDVNTRRRLNTLKGNVILRMVASQDGRWLVTGDRDGAIAIWRGI; from the coding sequence ATGAAAATAACCCTTTATCAACCGACATTATCTTTATTATTGCTGCTGTTGCTATCCGGTGGTTGTGCAGTCAATCGGGAAAAAGAGAAAACCATCACTCCGCAAGCGTCTCCCCTAGCAGAAATCGTTCCTTGGCAGATGGTGGAACGGGTTACTATTTTAAAAGCCGATCAGGATCCCATCTATGCTTTGGCCATTAGTCCCGATAACTCCTTGCTGCTAAGTGGTAGTTTTGACGGTACTGTCAGGGAATGGGACCTAAAAACTCAAAAACCTCTCAGGACTTGGCAACTAGGAGATACTGTCAATGCTATCCAATTTAGTCCCGATGGTGAGACTTTCGTAACTGCCGATGCGGGGGGAAAAGTGCAACGCTGGAATACGCGCACGCGAAAATTAGAAATGACCTATACTGGCCATGCTTTTCTCGTTACCGATGCCGCTATTTCTCCCGATGGCAAAATTTTGGCTACGGGTAGCTGGGATCGTACTGTTAAACTCTGGGATTTTCAGACGGGTACACTGTTAAAAACCCTGCACGGCCATAATCATCCGATTCAGGCGATCGCATTTAGTCCCGATGGTAAAGGAATTGTGAGCGCCGATTACGATGGTTTCGTTAAACTGTGGAAAGTGAGTACCGGTCGCTTTATTCGTGCCTATGCGGGTAATTTATTCCCCGTTTATCGGGTGCTTTTTTCCAAGGATGGTAAGATCGCCGGTACTGCTAGTCAAGACGGTTCGATCCGCAGTTGGCAAGTGAAAAGTGGCATCGGCACCACTACTATTCTCGCCCATAACGACGCTGTAACTGATATGGCCCTGCTCGATGGGGGCAAAGTTTTGGCCAGCACTTCCGGGGATGGAACCGTCAAATTTTGGGATGTTAATACCCGTCGGCGCTTGAATACCCTGAAGGGAAACGTCATCTTAAGAATGGTTGCCAGTCAAGATGGTCGTTGGTTAGTCACTGGAGATCGAGACGGTGCGATCGCAATCTGGCGGGGAATCTAA
- a CDS encoding MlaE family lipid ABC transporter permease subunit translates to MKDLLAIFSKELSSWFRRCWLAVLLTGRVFYFLFTRKPDWRVTQEQMVAAGPASLIIAMITAAVIGMIFTIQVAREFQALGAGSMVGGILALALGRELCPIMMAIVVAGRVGSAFAAEIGTMKVTEQIDALYMLKTDPVEYLVLPRLIACCLMVPALSVMALLIGLGSGLLVGQSLYGIANSVFLDSVRGFLRVGDVLSGPVKGVVFGALIAIIGCNWGLTTDGGAKGVGQATTAAVVTMLLAIFVSNLLMTWILFQGSGNSSVLFGQ, encoded by the coding sequence ATGAAGGATTTATTGGCAATTTTTAGCAAGGAATTAAGCTCTTGGTTTCGGCGCTGTTGGTTAGCGGTACTATTAACCGGCAGGGTTTTTTACTTCCTATTCACACGCAAACCCGATTGGCGCGTCACCCAAGAACAAATGGTGGCAGCTGGGCCCGCCTCGCTGATTATCGCCATGATCACGGCCGCAGTGATCGGGATGATCTTTACTATCCAAGTGGCCCGGGAGTTCCAAGCCTTGGGCGCCGGCAGTATGGTGGGGGGAATTTTGGCCCTGGCTCTCGGTCGGGAACTCTGTCCGATTATGATGGCGATCGTGGTAGCCGGTCGGGTAGGATCGGCTTTTGCGGCGGAAATCGGTACCATGAAGGTGACAGAGCAGATCGACGCACTCTATATGCTCAAAACCGATCCCGTGGAATATCTGGTGCTGCCGCGTTTAATTGCCTGTTGTCTGATGGTTCCCGCTTTGAGTGTTATGGCATTGCTGATCGGTTTGGGTAGCGGTTTGCTGGTCGGCCAAAGTTTATACGGGATTGCTAATTCAGTTTTTCTCGACTCGGTTCGCGGTTTTCTGCGCGTGGGAGACGTGCTGAGTGGACCAGTTAAAGGGGTGGTTTTTGGGGCTTTAATCGCGATTATCGGCTGTAATTGGGGTTTAACGACCGATGGCGGTGCTAAAGGAGTCGGCCAAGCTACGACCGCAGCTGTAGTCACTATGCTCTTAGCGATTTTTGTATCTAATCTGCTGATGACTTGGATCTTGTTCCAAGGATCTGGTAATAGTTCGGTTTTGTTTGGACAGTAA
- a CDS encoding DUF4351 domain-containing protein, with translation MYDSTCKFIALEYSRDLATWLLGKPLDLTEIKPSELSLEPIRADSLIFLESEELILHIEFQTDPKEDIPYRMLDYATRLYRRYQGKPIHQVVIYLRRSTLPLVRQNDYQQGKTYHQFEVIRLWEQPYQPLLQAPGLLPFAILAQAEEQENLLRQIAQKIEQISDSREQSNLAASTAILAGLVLNKDIIQQLLRKDIMKESVIYQEIKEEGRQEGEANLVLRLLNRRIGGISAELSANIQSLSLENLENLGEALLDFQSVEDLEQWLENERF, from the coding sequence ATGTATGATTCTACTTGTAAATTTATCGCCCTGGAATATTCGAGAGATTTAGCCACTTGGTTATTAGGTAAACCTTTAGATTTAACCGAAATTAAACCCTCAGAGTTGTCATTGGAGCCGATAAGAGCCGATAGTTTAATCTTTTTAGAGTCAGAAGAATTAATCTTACATATTGAGTTCCAAACCGACCCTAAAGAGGATATTCCCTATAGAATGCTCGATTATGCCACAAGACTCTATCGACGCTATCAAGGCAAACCTATCCATCAGGTAGTGATTTATCTAAGGAGGAGTACCTTACCCCTAGTCAGACAGAATGACTATCAACAGGGAAAAACTTATCATCAATTTGAGGTGATTAGACTATGGGAACAACCCTATCAACCCTTATTGCAAGCACCAGGACTATTGCCCTTTGCTATACTAGCTCAAGCTGAGGAGCAAGAGAATTTACTGCGGCAAATCGCCCAAAAAATCGAACAAATCAGCGACAGTCGAGAACAAAGCAATCTGGCTGCCTCCACCGCAATTCTCGCTGGATTAGTATTAAACAAAGACATCATTCAACAATTGTTGAGGAAAGACATTATGAAAGAATCTGTCATCTATCAGGAAATCAAAGAGGAAGGAAGACAAGAAGGAGAGGCTAACCTGGTTTTACGTCTATTAAATCGGCGTATAGGTGGCATTTCTGCCGAATTATCTGCCAATATCCAAAGTCTTTCTCTAGAAAATTTAGAAAACTTAGGAGAAGCTTTATTAGATTTTCAGTCAGTAGAGGACTTAGAACAATGGCTAGAAAATGAGCGTTTTTAA
- a CDS encoding RNA-guided endonuclease InsQ/TnpB family protein, producing the protein MLVVEAKLKNGTPEQYQRLDEAIKTSQFVRNSCVRHWMDNKGTTRNDLQKLCAVLANNKETPWVNKLNSQARQSAADRAWQSISTFYKNCHAKIPGKKGFPRFKKHSRSVDPSASLRVNVERSRDVEYKLTGYKLSDDRRKIRFTDGFKAGEFDLWCSQKTLVYYSEQQIKRVRVVRRADGYYCQFLIDVERQEYHKPTGQITGIDLGLKEFYTDAQGNTVENPRYLRKSEKRLKKAQRRLSKKFRKGKKQSKNYHKQRIKVARLHLKVSRQRKDKAIKDALALVQSNDLVVYEALKVRNLVKNRKLAKSISDASWYQFTEWLNYFAKIYRIVCIAVPPHFTTQDCSVCGTRVQKTLSTRTHQCPNCKTVLDRDHNAAINILKKGLQYLGKHLNASTSLGIDTERSRSVNGTVGQTETDLNALGESDLWVFNGDIENLSCLVEQGISNSDVERIPRHSVA; encoded by the coding sequence ATGCTAGTCGTAGAAGCCAAGTTAAAAAACGGGACACCAGAGCAATATCAACGGCTTGATGAAGCTATCAAAACTTCTCAGTTTGTGCGTAACTCTTGTGTTCGTCATTGGATGGACAATAAGGGGACAACCCGCAATGATCTCCAAAAACTTTGTGCGGTACTAGCTAACAATAAAGAGACCCCTTGGGTTAACAAATTAAACTCTCAAGCTCGTCAATCGGCTGCTGATAGAGCCTGGCAATCAATTAGTACATTCTATAAAAATTGTCATGCTAAGATACCGGGGAAAAAGGGGTTTCCTCGATTCAAAAAGCATAGCCGTTCGGTTGACCCTTCGGCTTCGCTCAGGGTCAACGTCGAGCGAAGTCGAGATGTTGAATACAAACTAACGGGCTACAAACTATCAGATGATCGACGTAAAATCAGATTTACTGACGGTTTTAAAGCAGGAGAATTTGATTTATGGTGTAGTCAAAAGACATTAGTTTATTATTCAGAACAACAGATTAAACGGGTAAGAGTTGTTAGACGTGCTGACGGTTATTATTGCCAGTTTCTGATTGACGTAGAACGGCAAGAATACCATAAACCGACGGGACAAATAACAGGAATTGACTTAGGGTTAAAAGAGTTTTATACTGACGCTCAAGGTAATACTGTAGAGAATCCACGTTATTTAAGAAAGTCAGAAAAACGACTGAAAAAAGCACAAAGACGATTATCCAAAAAGTTTCGCAAAGGAAAGAAACAGTCTAAAAACTATCACAAGCAACGGATAAAAGTAGCTAGGCTTCATCTTAAAGTGTCAAGACAACGTAAAGACAAAGCAATTAAAGACGCTTTGGCGTTAGTCCAGTCTAATGATCTGGTAGTTTATGAAGCTTTAAAGGTAAGAAACTTAGTCAAAAACCGTAAGCTTGCCAAGTCGATTAGTGATGCTTCTTGGTATCAATTCACTGAATGGTTGAATTATTTTGCCAAGATTTATCGGATTGTTTGTATTGCTGTTCCTCCCCATTTCACGACTCAAGATTGTTCAGTTTGTGGGACGAGAGTTCAAAAAACATTAAGCACTAGAACTCATCAATGTCCCAATTGTAAAACAGTCTTAGATAGGGATCATAATGCAGCAATAAATATTCTTAAAAAAGGGTTGCAATATTTGGGAAAACATCTCAATGCCTCGACTTCGCTCGGCATTGACACTGAGCGAAGTCGAAGTGTCAATGGTACTGTTGGGCAAACAGAAACCGACCTAAACGCCTTGGGAGAGTCCGACCTCTGGGTTTTTAATGGAGACATTGAGAATCTAAGTTGTCTCGTTGAACAAGGAATTTCTAACAGCGATGTGGAAAGAATCCCCCGTCACAGCGTAGCTTGA
- a CDS encoding DUF5678 domain-containing protein gives MLRWLNKNRDTVLDLYKNQYIAYNEKGVIAHGENLQNVLEEANTTNQEFVIYLVPRCRYSLQILPIQV, from the coding sequence ATGTTACGTTGGTTAAACAAAAATCGTGACACCGTGCTTGATTTGTATAAAAATCAATACATTGCCTATAATGAAAAAGGGGTGATTGCTCACGGTGAAAATTTACAGAATGTTCTGGAAGAAGCCAACACAACCAATCAAGAATTTGTCATTTATCTTGTTCCTCGTTGTCGTTATTCTCTGCAAATTTTACCCATTCAAGTTTAA
- a CDS encoding type II toxin-antitoxin system HicB family antitoxin, with the protein MNPTTDDFNGFSINIFQDEERDWIAYLVEMPSVSAFADSPQTALNQLILAWEGVKESYRQHGEEIPHLAMTKN; encoded by the coding sequence ATGAATCCAACCACCGACGATTTTAACGGTTTTAGCATTAATATCTTCCAAGATGAGGAGAGAGATTGGATAGCATACTTAGTAGAAATGCCTAGCGTTTCCGCTTTTGCTGATAGCCCCCAAACAGCACTCAATCAATTAATTCTAGCTTGGGAAGGCGTTAAAGAAAGTTATCGTCAACATGGTGAAGAAATTCCTCATTTAGCTATGACAAAAAATTAG
- a CDS encoding transketolase C-terminal domain-containing protein — MTAFPIDLSAYKPISLDPSNPTLTDEQRSALKANIQLCRDAIIFFTATGAARGVGGHTGGPYDTVPEVVILDALFRSQPSQFVPIFFDEAGHRVGTQYLMSALEGSLPPEQLMHYREANSKLPGHPELGLTPGVKFSSGRLGHMWPYVNGVALANPGKTVFCLGSDGSQQEGNDAEAARLAVAQHINVKLIIDDNDVTIAGNPSKYLPGYDVAKTLVGHGVKVLVGDGEDIDSLYRNICEAINTPGPIAIINKRPMCPGIEGLEGSNHGHDVISVPLALKYLEAKGHSTAVEYLNSIKKPSNDYKFLGSGDKWGSNRNVFGEAVVSLLGKMSEEERKAKVLVVDSDLEGSCGLKIIHDKHPEVFIPSGIMERGNLSAAAGFGMEKGKQGIFATFAAFLEMCISEITMARLNYSNLLCHFSHSGIDDMADNTCHFGLNNFFADNGLDDGYETRLYFPADAAQMTACVEATFHQPGLRFIFSTRSKTPNILDTKGNNFFGDGYTFVPGKDEVIREGTAGYIISFGDGLYRALDAVERLKQEGIDVGLINKPTLNVVDEEIITKVGNSPFVLVVEAFNRRTGLGSRYGSWLLERGLTPKYAYIGTHHEGCGGLWEQFPHQGIDPVGIISKVKSLIA; from the coding sequence ATGACAGCCTTTCCCATCGATTTGAGTGCCTATAAACCCATCAGTCTTGACCCCAGTAACCCCACCCTCACCGACGAGCAAAGAAGCGCCCTAAAAGCCAATATCCAACTCTGTCGCGATGCTATCATCTTTTTTACTGCCACGGGTGCGGCCCGGGGTGTGGGTGGACACACCGGCGGCCCCTACGATACCGTCCCGGAAGTGGTGATTCTCGATGCTCTTTTCCGCAGTCAACCTAGTCAATTTGTACCAATTTTCTTCGATGAAGCGGGACACCGCGTCGGTACTCAATATCTCATGTCTGCGTTAGAAGGTTCTTTACCCCCAGAACAATTAATGCACTACCGCGAGGCCAATTCTAAACTCCCCGGACACCCGGAATTAGGATTAACCCCCGGCGTCAAATTTAGTTCTGGCCGTTTAGGACATATGTGGCCCTACGTTAACGGTGTCGCTTTAGCTAACCCCGGAAAAACCGTTTTTTGTTTAGGTTCCGATGGTTCTCAACAGGAAGGCAATGACGCGGAAGCTGCCCGTTTAGCCGTAGCTCAACACATCAATGTTAAGCTGATTATTGATGATAATGATGTGACGATTGCTGGTAATCCTTCCAAATATTTACCCGGTTATGATGTGGCTAAAACTCTTGTTGGCCATGGCGTAAAAGTGTTAGTGGGAGATGGGGAAGATATCGATAGTTTGTATCGCAATATCTGTGAAGCAATTAATACTCCTGGCCCGATTGCGATTATTAATAAACGTCCCATGTGTCCCGGAATTGAAGGTTTAGAAGGTTCTAACCACGGCCATGATGTGATTTCTGTTCCCTTGGCTTTGAAATATTTAGAGGCAAAAGGACACAGCACCGCCGTGGAATATCTCAACAGTATTAAGAAGCCTTCTAATGACTATAAATTCCTCGGTTCTGGGGATAAATGGGGTTCTAACCGCAACGTTTTCGGCGAAGCGGTGGTCAGTCTTTTAGGCAAAATGAGCGAAGAAGAACGCAAGGCTAAGGTATTAGTAGTAGATAGCGATTTAGAGGGTTCCTGCGGTCTGAAAATTATCCACGATAAACATCCCGAAGTGTTTATTCCTTCCGGTATTATGGAACGGGGCAATCTTTCGGCGGCTGCTGGTTTTGGTATGGAAAAAGGTAAACAGGGAATTTTCGCCACCTTTGCCGCTTTTCTAGAAATGTGTATTTCTGAAATCACCATGGCGCGTTTGAATTATTCTAATCTTTTATGTCATTTTTCCCATTCTGGTATCGATGACATGGCGGATAATACTTGTCACTTTGGTTTGAATAATTTCTTTGCCGATAATGGACTCGATGACGGTTACGAAACCCGTCTTTATTTTCCAGCCGATGCGGCACAAATGACCGCTTGTGTCGAGGCAACTTTCCATCAACCCGGTTTACGTTTTATCTTCTCGACTCGTTCTAAAACTCCCAATATTCTGGATACTAAAGGCAATAATTTCTTTGGCGATGGTTACACCTTTGTCCCCGGAAAAGATGAAGTAATTCGTGAAGGCACTGCCGGTTATATCATCAGCTTTGGCGATGGTTTATACCGCGCTTTGGATGCAGTGGAACGTCTAAAACAAGAAGGTATTGACGTGGGTTTAATTAATAAACCGACTCTCAATGTAGTGGATGAAGAAATTATCACTAAAGTTGGTAATTCTCCCTTTGTTTTAGTGGTAGAAGCATTTAACCGTCGTACAGGTTTAGGTAGCCGTTATGGTTCTTGGTTACTCGAACGCGGTTTAACTCCTAAATACGCCTATATCGGTACTCACCATGAAGGTTGTGGCGGTTTATGGGAACAATTCCCCCACCAAGGTATTGACCCAGTTGGTATCATTAGTAAAGTTAAATCTTTAATCGCTTAG